TGGTcgcagacaatgctgcaaatgtatccaaaattatttagaagagagtcccaagctaataacatatgaTTGCAGcactcatttgatgcacctcctagccagacttgatgcacctcctagccagacttcagtgttccagaaataaggCTAATGTTattgaaattgaaaaatacttccgtaacaaccactttgcagcagctgttctgaaaaaagtgggaggaaccaagctcactcccccacaagacgtgcgatggaactcagtgtTTTGAGCACTATGTCAAGAACTGctctaatctgatgacagtttgtgaacaaaatcgtgaaaaaatagatggcactgtcacagccaaagttctcaacattgggctaaagaaaaatgttgaacacatgccggGTACCCTgaaggggtgtaatcaggaaggccaagcacaattggagttgcagctagcaagggatgtgaagggtaacaagaagggtttctacaggtatattagcaacaagaaggaggtcagggaaagtgttgcctccctcattcagtaagggtcccacatagtgacagatgatgtggaaaaagctgaagtactcagtgctggattgtttggttggttggttggtttggccTTCGCAGACAAGGACAGATCccaaactgctgcactgggcaacacagcatgggaagtaggtgagcagccttcagtggtgaaagaacaagttaaggactatttagaaaagctggacatgctcaggtccctgggtccagatgcaatgcatccaagggtgctgagggagttggctgatgtgattgcaaagccattggccattatctctgaaaattcatggcgatcagggaaggtcccagatgattggaaaaaggcaaatatagtgtccatattttaaaaagagaaaaaaagagaacccagggaactacagaccagtcagacTCACTTCAGTCcacagcaaaatcatggagcagttcctcaaggaatccattttgaagcacttggaggagaggaaggttatCAGgagcagtcaacatggattcatcaagggcaaatCATTCctaaccaacctgattgccttttatgatgagataactggctctgtggatatggggaaagcagtggacatgatatatcttgatgttagcaaagcttttgatacagtctcccacagtattcttgccagcaagttaaagacttATGGAttggacgaatggactataaagtggatagaaagctggctagattgtctccctcaacgggtaatgatcaaagtctctatgtctagttggcagctggtatcaagcggagtgtgcCAGGGGTacgtcctggggccagttttgatcagatcattaataaagatgttggatgatgggatggattgcaccctcggcaagttcgcagatgacccTAAGCAggggggagaggtagattcgatggagggtagagatagggtccagagtgaccttgacaaattggaggattgggccaaaagaaatctgatgaggttcaacaaggacacatgcagaattctgcacttaggaaggaagaatcccatgcactgctacacgctggggactgactggctaaacagcagttctgcagataagcacctgggaattacagtggacaagaagctggatatgagtcaacagtgtgcccttgttgccaagaaggccagtggcatattgggctgcattactaagagcattgccagcagatcgagggaagtgattattcccctctattcggcactagtgaagctacacctggagtattgcatccagttttggtctcccctcctgtttccccccccccccccactacagagggatgtggacaaattggagagagtccagcagagggcaatgaaaatgattagtgggctggggcacatgacttacaaggagaggctgagggaactggggttatttagtctgcagaagagaagaatgaggggggatttgatagctgctttcaactacctgaaggggggttccagagaggatggagacagaacaagacagaacaaggagcaatggtctcaagttgcagtggtggaggtctaggttggatattaggaaaaactttttcactaggagggtggtgaagcactggaatgggttacctagggaggtggtggaatctccatccttagaggtttttaaggcccagcttgacaaagccttggctgcgatgatttagttggtgttggtcctgccttgagcaggggtttggactagatgacctcctgaggtctcttccaaccctaatattctaagcctatttctgtagccttgaacaaaatgcagggaaatagctgttttattgcttatgctgttgaaatttggaaggaactgagtgagatcttaaaaagagaaatatgcaatgacagagttaaattacaagcattaaaaaaacaaatgggacaagcattATCTCCAggtcattttcttgcaaatattctcaatacttggtaccagggtcaaaccttaactgctgaagaagaggagttggctatgacatccagcaatcatccctccataatgccaaatataataaacttcagagctaagggtgaaccattcaagaaatatatgtttgctgatgttttaaagagGTTCACACtggtgaactggtggaagtcacttaagcacttggattcagagactgaagtgatgatctcacttttaacagcagtagctctTCTGCccatgtagaaagaatattttcttcctttggactaatttattccaaactgagaaatcatttggaaccttaaaaagcaggaaagcttgtttttcttttccagattatgaacaaacaggaaaatgaggacaactgagttagctgcagaagctaatattttaagtttctcatgttgacctggctgacatagtccaatttaatttttttttaatatttcgtttaactatttcagttaaacaattttaacaaacctgatttttaaaaacttgaatgtttttaactaaattcaaaaattcatatgcttgttttgttaaaatattatgtttgctgttgaagaaaaatatccaCAATATATAacattgttggggttttttttttgtttaaataaaacaatttaaatgtctgtctggtgatgttctcctcctaatatagcctggcaagaaaatcatccaaatattaatgattaacctgttgaattggagatagttcacctcccagtgacttcataaatatctgcttcaattacctttggtaaatgaaataaccaaacaatcaatCATTTTCTCAGATAGCTGAAAacctaatctgaaaagttttcaaaagaaatcactttaaaaaacataccttctaaaaatgaaacctacatctatctctgagctgtgaagaatacgtattaaggttataacagccaacaagaatgcacttctatgtagaaatccatgattaacctgagtcttcctgactagtgacttaaatcatgatttaaatcaaatccacccgaGTTGCTCTGGACTCCAAGGACAAAGAGTTCCACCTGTCCTCAGCCCCTACCCCATTCCAGCCAGGACCAACGAGGGGGCTGAGAGCGGcaagtgagggcagggcctcacagagaagaggcggggcagcgGGCTAGTGCCCGGAGGGGAAGCTTCACATGCTGCCAATGCTAGTGCCTAAGAACAGGGAGGAACTATTAGGATTTAGGGCTCTTCAGAAATAACAGCTTgtaaccgtgcctcagtgggtcccAACTGAGGACGCATTACACAGCTATTCTGACAAAATAGTAGCAGGTGGTAGGGGAGTTAAAAGAGAACGTAATTTCTTTCAAAACTAAAGGTATGGGCAGGTGTTTAAGGAACAGGATACCAGGACAGGAGATCAACATTCTATTTAAGTTCTGACATTTTGTGATTTAGCCTTAGTGTACTTCAGTTTCCTCAACTGCAAAATAAAGCTGataatacctacctcacaggggtgttgggaaTCTAATTttcttaatgtttgtgaagcattttgagatccttggagtCAAGTTACTATAATAATTCAATGTATTATCTTTGCTATTTATTTTAAGTTAGATGAATGACTAACCATTTTATAGGTATCATGAATATATTCAATCATATCTTGATCATTTCATAGTTTAAATTTAATCTGTACTTTATATACTTTTTCACGTTCCCAGCACACTGGAACAGTGAAATTTTTGTTTGAATTGTTATGTTTTATATTCATTAATTTACTTGTTTACCTCAGTTTTGAGcatttattaactttttaaataaaaattaaaggattTCTAAAcaaattttttaattgaaaaataaaacatttttgaactattattatcatcatttaggatttttttaaactgaaacagTTTGGCAAACGTTGCCAAATCTGCTTGCTGTCTTTTTGGCTTTAATAAGTTTTGTTGGAAAAACCTTGTCCATCTCCACGTAGAGCCTGGATTTGCTTTCAACCATTGCTTCAGCAAAATAaaaggatttttccccccaacagAGCTTGCCTATTGTCTGCACTGTGCAGAAATAACACACTTTATGTCAATATGAAATCACTGAAAAACAACAGTAAAACACATTTGTATATGAGAGCATAGAGGGCTCTCTGCACTCCTTGGACTGTATACCtcaaacctttatttttaaatttttctcccTGCATAGCATTTTTCACAGCAAATACTGAAGGTGGAACCTTTGATAGATGGCTTCCAAATTTTTCATATTATTATCTTTATCAATAGCTGTAACCAAGATATcaagttaaaaaagaaatatgCCATAAAatccttgaaaatgtgaacccttaTTATTTGAACTAGAATTATCCATAGTATTTTCCACACCATCACTGTTAAGCATTGGCTGTATCAAATCAGTCTactgcctgagccctggtctacactaggagttgaggtcgaatttcgcagcattaaatcgatttaaccctgcacctgtccacaggTCAAAGCCCTTGTTTTcgacttaaagagctcttaaaattgatttccttactccacctccgacaaggggattagcgctgaaatcagccttgccaggtcgaatttggggtactgtggacgaaattagacggtattggcctctgggagctatcccagagtgctctgttGTGaccctctggacagcactctcaactcagatgcactggccaggtagacaggaaaaggcccgcgaccttttgaatttcagtttcctgtttggccagcgtggcaagctgcaggtgagtgcagagctcatcagcagaggtgaccatgatggagtcccagattcgcaaaagagctccaacatggactgaacgggaggtacgggatctgatcgctgtatggggagaggaatccgtgctatcagaactccgttccagttttcaaaatgccaaaacatttgtcaaaatctcccagggcatgaaggacagaggccataacagggacccgaagcagtgccgcatgaaacttaaggagctgaggcaagcctaccagaaaaccagagaggcaaacagccaatctcggtcagagccccaaacatgccacttctatgatgagctgcatgccattttagggggttcagccaccactaccccagccatgttgtttgacttgttcaatggaaatggaggcaacacggaagcaggttttggggacgaggaagatgatgatgatgaagttgtagatagctcacagcaagcaagcggagaaactggttttcccgacagccaggaactgtttctcaccctggacctggagccagtaccccccgaacccacccaaggctgcctcccggacccggcAGGTGgtgaagggacctctggtgagtttaccttttaaaatagtatacatggtttaaaagaaagcatgtttaatgattaatttgccctggcatttgcggctctcctggatgtactcccaaagcctttgcaaaaggtttctggggagggcagccttattccgtccaccatggtaggacactttaccactccaggccagtagcacatacttgggaatcattgtagaaaaaagcattgcagtgtatgtttgctggcattcaaacaacatctgttcatagaatcatagaatatcagggttggaagggacctcaggaggtcatctagtccaaccccctgctcaaagcaggaccaatccccaatttttgccccagttccctaaatggccccctcaaggattgaactcacaaccctgggtttagcaggccaatgctcaaaccactgagctatccctccccccctaaaCAGTGTCTGGGTGCCAGCTGCAGCACAGGGCAaacaatcatagaataccagggtcggcagggacctcaggaggtcatctagtccaaccccctgctcaaagcagggccaatccccaatttttggctcagctccctaaatggccccctcaaggactgaactcacaaccctgggcttagcaggccaatgctccaaccactgagctatccctctgttctttatctctctgtgttatcctcaggagagtgatatcattcatggtcacctggttgaaatagggtgcttttcttaaggggacattcagaggtgtccGTTCcttctgggctgtttgcctgtggctgaacagaaatgttccctgctgttagtcatggggagggggaaagagggctccatgcttgccatggtatggcatttgcacagaaaaaaggcgtggaacgattgtctgccattgctctgatggaaggaggggcgactgacgacatggcttacagggttggcttacagggaattaaaatcaataaagggggtggctttacatcaaggagaaacaaaaacaactgtcatacagaatggccccctcaaggattgaactcaaaaccctgggtttagcaggccaatgcttaaccCACTAAGctgtccctccctctggtatttcaggcaggactgaatctctattaaagttttcaaggtgcccctgacagacctcaccaaaacgattgtcggccgttgatttcacagagggagggaggggggagcaaatgaatacaaaacaaatctggtctatttcttgttttgatccactccatctatcttttacatctttggctggctgcagacggtgcagtaggactgcaagccatccacatcttctggctgcccggcagaagatggtgcaataggactgctagccatcctcatctcctgcctgcttaccataagatggtacaataggactgcctgcaggactaaagagaatgacctggtcgagtcactcctaatttagtccctgcacccatatctgcccaggtgctcctgaccgaccttaccaaggcagccaggagcaccttggacacgatGAGGAttgttttcaggcctattgcaccttctgctgccacaaggcaatgggttgctgctgctgtgtagcaatgcagtaccgcgtctgccagcacccaggagacgtacggtgacagtgagctgagcgggctccatacttgccatggtatggcgtctccACAGGTAACTCCACAGGTaacaggaaaaaaggcgcgaaacgattgtctgctgttgctttcacagagggagggagggagggcctgatgatgtgtacccagaaccacccgcgacaatgttttttgccccatcaggcattgggatcacaacccagaattccaatgggcagcggagactgtgggaactgtgggatagctacccacagtgcaacactctggaagtccacgcttgcctcggtactgtggaagcattccgcagagttaatgcacttaatgcacttagagcattttgtgtggggacacacacaattgactatataaaaacgctttctaaaaaaccgacttctataaattcaacctaatttcgtagtgtagacgtacccagtcAAATAACACTTTTGACTGCTCCAAAAATGCCACCTACTGGTAAACTTGTGGAAAATCCATTttcattcaaaacaaaatgaaagtccCTCCTCAAGACTTGCAAACAGGCTTTGAGCATTAGTCATTGTGTATCTGAGGATTTACAAACTCTTTGTCATCTCTGCAAATGTAGGTCATATCATTGTCTTTTGAAAGGCACCCAATAATTCAAACAATTCCACTTACCTCCAGGTTTTACTACTTTAGAAAACAATAGAAGAATAGAGTTTAACCTTTAAAATCACTGGAGGCTGTTTTTCCAGAATCTGACGTATAGTCTACAGTATAGCTATTTGCTGGCAAACTCTCCTACTGGGTATATGCAGCAtatactgccaaaaaaaaaaagtgcttttgccatgACAGCTGTACCAGTTCCCTGAGTGAAATATGCTATAACAGCAGAAGCATTTTTATACCAGTATGACTGCATCTACACAAGGGGCTTTTGCTGATATAGAAAAATCACAACCCTAACCAACACTGATATATGAGCAAAAGTTTTCGTGTAAACCTGACCTAGGTGTATATATTCCCAATCTGATCTTCCAGTACTTGGgatctgcacccagcacccatgTACAGCAGAGCAAAaatgcttttaaagaaaaaaagtgcatcatcacttaattttgtttttcaaataactAAACTGACATTTCAAAAACACAGCTTATTTAACATAAATAACATTATTTAAAGAATCTTGAGAATGCCATTTTAgcaggaaatgacagaattaaacTACAGGAAAGTCATTCTGCATTTCAAAGAATGCAGACGACTGAGAAGGCAACTTTCAGGTATGTTTCATTCTAAATTACTTTTTTCTCTAAGTGTAGCAATGTTCTGTTAGaacctctccttttttctttttcctcaaacATTGATTTTAAAGGTGACATCAATAAAAGAAATTGggtcttcttttttttaaaatgagttaaaagtagtttcagttATTACACCTGCTCCATTGGCGTTGGGAATTTTGCTTGATGAAGGACTGCTGAATTCAACCCTAAGATGCTAATATACTTAGCTTTGCAttgattttctacattttcaaaccacTCATAACTATTAAATATTATGAATAACAAAAGACAATATACGTTAAAGAATGTTtgaagaaaaaagcaaatatacCACTGACAATAGGAACTTTACTAAATTTATCTGGCAGGCAGCTAGTATCTGTCTTCTCTCACCTTTCACtaatcttaaagaaaaagtaattttaaaaatacatacagaGCTCTTCAATCAGGTATCATTGTTAGTCTGACTAAAATGTTCTTGCTGTAAAAGTGAGATCACTCATTTATTATTCATCTACATTTTTAACCATTTCAATCCATTGTTATCATGGGAGTAATAAGAATGCTGGGGAAGACACAGATCTAATTAAACTTCATGAACTAAGAGGTTCAGAACTAATGCATCCAATCCCATTAAAACTTCCATTAGATATCATGTAAGCTGCTCATAAATTGCCCTCATTTACCATTCGTGGCATTCTTCAACTTCAGACAAGCACTACTCTGTTACAACTATTATCAAAGGTGTGCTGATCTCCAAACCTATTGCTAGCTGACTGTTACAAGAGCAATTTTCAGGAATTTACAATCTGTAGTATAATTTGGTTGAGATGAATTTTCCACCTACTAATAGGCTCTACACGGTCAGCAGTTGCTTTATCAACTTTTCCTTACCTTACTTTGTTTGGTAATCCATCAAttgtttcttctttctctcaTTGTAGTCATAGTACAACTGTGAGAGCTCTACAACAAAACTCCTCTGGCATCTTAACCTCTAGCAAAAGATTATATTATTGGGGTTTAATACTGTTTACATTCTCATTATGTTACCCCATCCACTCCTCACTGGTGGAAGGAATTCTTTGTACTACAAGCAAAAAAACAATAAATTATATTGTTTgctagggtttttttccccccaaagtgtAAATTTTACTAACTAACGTTAATGATAACTAATCATAAGTAGCAAGCTAATTATAAACAAGTGTATGGTAATTAGTTTGTATATGTTATGTTATATTTATTGATATTACATAGAAAGTAGGTGTGATGCACTGATCAATAACTCGTATGTGATATAGAGCAGAAATACCGGCAAGAGAAGACTatacaacattttaaaaccagttgCTTTAAAAACCCACTGAGTTTGACTCTCAGGGTCAGTTGACCTCTAATCAGGGTCAGTTGACATTCAAACTTAAATCCAGACACCTTGATCCTTAGGCTGACAAAGGTGTAGACCAGAACAAAGGGGTATTTGGAATGCTAGTTTTTGAGAGAGGATGTTGAGAAACACCTTTGGGGGATGCAGGTGGGAGGTTATTAGGAAATACAAAACTCATTGTACAGAGAGCAGACACCATTACACAAATGGTAAACCTGATCAAAACAATACATTGTTAAAATGCTGATGTAAACTCCACCAGTTTGCCGGCTATGACCATGAACTGAGTCACATTTTCAATGTAAAAAATAATCACTCCAAAGAGACTCGGATCTAAGAGGGAGGGAAGACTTAAAACAGCTGAACTAGATATGGTATCTGTGAGACTTGCTTGGTCAAAGAGAATCATGAGATGTTAGAGGGTGGGAGGCTTAAAGGGcataggaagaaaaagaaagtgcTTTCTACACAAGTAAAAGAGTTATTTTTTGTAATTCACTCACTGCATCTAAACCTAAATTGAGCCTAATAAGATTAGTCTGAAACTATGCAGAGCTCAATATGTCCTGCACACTGTTTCTTTAATGTTAATGTCAGTTTCActcttttattataaaaaaaaaaatcctgttttaatTAGACTGCTTGAACCTCAGACTTGTCCTGATAAAGGCAAAACAAGCTTCAACCTCTAAGAAACAATAGTGAAGGAACGGTGATTGGAGCCAATCCCACTATTCACCACCTAACAGACCCTAAGAACCATGAACAAGAATGGAATTTAATAAGTGAAAGGTGGCAGAATTAATTATAGGAAATGAGCTGATTAAGAACATAACTAATTAGAAGTTAATTATAGCGTATTAAAGGTGGGACTGGTAATACCCCCTCTTATTAACGTTGTCTGAGTGCTCCAgtgtgaccgttctggacagcactttcaactccaatgcactagccaggtacacaggaaaagccctagaaaattttgaatttcatttcctgtttggtcagcgtggcgagctcacgtgaccatgcagtccccccagaatcacaaacaagctccagcatgaacCAAAAGGGAGACattggatctgattgctgtatggggagaagaatctgtgcaggccgaactccgatcaaaaagaagaaatgctaatatatatgccaaaatcgcacagggcatggtggagagaggctacaatagggacacacagcagtgtcgcgtgaaagttaaggagctcaggcaagcctaccaaaagacaaaggaggcaaatggtcactccgggtcagagcttCTCTGATCAGCCGCATGGCATTAAAGGGGGTGACCctaccactgtctgtggacacctgcaaggggggagtctcacgcaacagggaggagaattttgtggaagaggaggaggaggagaatgcacagcaggcaagcagagaatccgttctccctggcagccaggaccttttcttcatcctggagccaataccctcccaaggcgggttcccagaccctgaagctggagaaggcacctctggtgagtgcacatttgtaactacagtacagggtttaaaagtaatagtgtttgatttgccctgaagaattgggaagcatttgcggccagtacagctactggaaaagtctgttaacgtatctggggatggagtgggaatcctccagggatgtctctatgaagctctcctggaggtactctgtaagcctttgcagaaggtttctggggagggctgccttatttcatcctccacggtaggacactttaccccgccaagtagtctggaatcattgcagcacaaagcatggcagcgaatggtcctgggttttgatCGCAaccaagcaacattcagtctatatctttctgtgttaccctcaggagagtgatatcattcatggtcacctggttgaaataggggaatttttgtaagggaacagtaaaaggactctgttcatgctgggctgtttgtgcttggctaaaagggatcatccctgaGAATAACcacgcagtggggtggggggaggggtgtgctgtacatccacctgaaaactgcaactcctccttttaaatggcaaacccaaccagcattgcttgctatgggaaaggagggcgctgcaatttgaaaccattcccacatgttatgaaggcggagGAAGGCAACCCCGCATacccttaccatggctgcctggaaaccaaattccgttgcccagccatgtgtgatgtgtcaccatactggcaggctctcaatataaaaggcaaaatgtgaccttgtacctaaagcacatgtgctgtctgctgtgaattgcttgattcactgtgaaagagtgtctcttttgttctcagaaatgtatcttcttaaattttaatctccctttttaaccccccacaggtgcaaatgtttctatggtccccctatcatctccatcccagaggttattgcagattagaaggcaaaaaaaacccacactcgcgatgacatgttttccgagctcatgcagtcctcccacactgatagggcacagctgaatgcatggaggcattcagtgacagaggccaggaaagcattaagtgagcatgatgagaagagacaggaggcgatgctgaggctaatgggggagcaaatggacatgctcaGGCGTCCGgtagagctgcaggaaaggcaacaagagcacagatcgccgttgcatccactgtataatggcctgccctcctccccaagttccatatcctcctcacccagacgcccaataatgcgggggagggggaggctccgggcacccagccactccactccagaggatggcccaagcagcagaaagctgtcattcaaacagttttgatttgcagtatggctacaataagcaatgtggccttgtccttccctcctcctgcaccccagttgttagttatctcactttttttgtaattaataaagaaagaatgcatggcttcaaaacaatagtgactttatttcctttgccagctgtgatcgaaggagggagggtggttgaattacagggaattaaaatcaacaaagggggcgggtttgcatcaaggagaaacacacacaactgtcacactgtagcctggccaatcatgaaactggttttcaaagcctctctgatgcgcagtgcacctagctgtgctcttctaatttccctg
The nucleotide sequence above comes from Caretta caretta isolate rCarCar2 chromosome 1, rCarCar1.hap1, whole genome shotgun sequence. Encoded proteins:
- the LOC125638252 gene encoding putative RNA-directed DNA polymerase from transposon BS, translated to MEQFLKESILKHLEERKVIRSSQHGFIKGKSFLTNLIAFYDEITGSVDMGKAVDMIYLDVSKAFDTVSHSILASKLKTYGLDEWTIKWIESWLDCLPQRVMIKVSMSSWQLVSSGVCQGYVLGPVLIRSLIKMLDDGMDCTLGKFADDPKQGGEVDSMEGRDRVQSDLDKLEDWAKRNLMRFNKDTCRILHLGRKNPMHCYTLGTDWLNSSSADKHLGITVDKKLDMSQQCALVAKKASGILGCITKSIASRSREVIIPLYSALVKLHLEYCIQFWSPLLFPPPPPLQRDVDKLERVQQRAMKMISGLGHMTYKERLRELGLFSLQKRRMRGDLIAAFNYLKGGSREDGDRTRQNKEQWSQVAVVEV